The genomic stretch ttgtCTGTCACCCTTAAAGGCAGGAGGGGCTCCTCCATTGGTGAATGAACAGAAGGTGGGGTGGCCAGCCTTCCATCCACTGCTGCTGTTTGCCAGCTGAGTAAAGCAGTGTCCCCACCTCATCGCAGGGGGTGCTGACATTGGGAGGGCCTGCCCACATTCTGGCCCTTCACTGGATCTAGCTTCCTTCACTCTGTTCTCCCCCCctaccaccccacacctgtcttccttccccactgctccctttctttcccctccctgtgTTTCCTGCTTATCCCCCTTTCTACAGTCTCTTCCTCTGCagtgtccccagcccctcctcctgcttctccttcagTTTCCATCAGGACTGGCCTGCAACCCCTGCCAatccatctctctccttctctcttgtcttgtcctcctcctccttcttgaccagagtcttcctctctctctctctctctctctctctctctctctctttctctctcctgaacCTCCTGATAAGTCCTTTCCACCTGCCTGCAGGGCCATGGGCCTCTTACCCTGAGAGGCTCGGTGCTGTCTCTGTGGGGCCCTGTCCATGGGGCAGCTCCCTTGGTGCCGTCCTTGCTGCCCCGGctgcccaggagggcagggagcagggcccaggggagggaggagggagcagggagggagcacCTGGCCTGTCAGCAGGCAGGGGAAAGGAGTGGCTGGCAGAGTGGCCTGGCACCAGGAGGGGACAAGGAGAGAGATCTGAGGAACAGAGTTTGGAGCTTTGGAGAGAAACAGGATAAGTGAAGGGAAGGAGGCCagcatttattgatcacctactgtgtgccaggccctttgCCAGTCACTTTAGAAACCCATGATTTCTTCCATTCTCATAGCATCCGCCATTATTCCAGATTTACCCATAAGCTATGTGATGCTCAAAGTATTACTGACTTGCCCAAAGATTTGCCCAAGAACACTAAGTGGCTGCACtgtgatttgaacccaggactttGTGACTTTGGAATGGTGTGTTTTCTATCTGAACCAAGATAGGTGATGTGCAAAGGGGAGATGGGAAAGGGGTGGCTtctctgtggggtgggggagcacgGACTGTGACTCTTCTCCAGGATGAGGTCAGACTCCTCCCATGGTTCTTCAGTTCCTTGAGGCCTCTGACTGCTTAGCTCCTGCACCTGGCTGTCCTTCCCTAGAATTCTCTGACTCCCTGATGCCTCCACAGGTCTGTTGGTGGGCCGCAGGGCAGGGCTAGGGGAGTGTGCACGGGCAGAGgaagatgggaggagagagatgaGGAGAGGAGAGATGCCGCGCTCTGCACCAGTTGGAGGAAGCAGAGCCCCTAGACTGGGTTGACCTGCACCAGGGCCGGTACTGAGGAAGGGTCCTGCAGAGGGGCCTCGGGGCAGAGCAGGTCCTGGACGCCACTTCTCTCCAGAGTTTGATTAGCTGGGCCTGGCTCTCCTGGTTACCCAACAAGCCGGCTGGCCGGGGGCCAGGCTGCAGTGGGGCGGCTCCCTGGCAcctccccctgctctcactcCCAGCTGGTAAACAGCAGAGTGGGGGCCAGCCACGCCGCAGCACGTGGCACCTGGCGTGGAGAGGGGCAGGCAGCTGTCTTTTCCCTCTCCTGCCACCCCACCGTGCCCTTCTCCACTCCTGCCCCACTTTGGAGGCTTCACGCTCTTGCTACCATCAGCACCTCCATTCCTGGGTAGCCCCCCAGTGTCTCCCAATGGCTGCAGCTTGAGGGACAAAGGTTAAAAGTAGAGAAGGACTCCCCAACTCCTAGGATAGTGGGCAAGGGGatagggagagaggaggaatggAGTGGACCCTTCTGGGGACCTTTTCATGCTGAGAGTCtgactgtgtgtgcctgtgccTCTGAGTAGCCCGTGTCCTTTTGGTAAATGCATGGTCCATGCCTCTAAATATACTTCTTTGCACAGAACAGGATGCTGGTCTGGTTTGGGGGCTCTCCCCCTTGGGCAGGCTTGGAGTGGGAGGCAAAACTCTCCAAAGCACCCAGTGCCCCCTGGCAGACAGGAGGAGTCAGCCTGAGGCTGAGGGACAGGGCtgcaggggagggctggggtcaTGTTGGACTGCTCCCCACTTCCTAGCCCGGTGATTGGCTTTGCTTCCACTCAGGATCCTCTATCTGTGTTTCTCCCTGCCAGCTCCTCCCTGTCTATGGGTCTGTCTTCTGTACCtctccatcttttctcctctttcagcCTCTCTTCCTCTGTGACTCTGGGTCTCCCAGGGTCTTTTCTGACATCCCAGTTGTGGGTACAGAGTGGAGGCCCTGGCACTGTGCCAGGTGGTCCTGCCCACCCCAGATACTACAGGCATGGCTGTCTCTCCTAGCCATGCTAATTGTGCCACTGTGCAGGGTGAGGATGAAGTGCCGGGGGTCGGGAAGACAGGGTCCTGGCCTCTGGGTCTTTGTGAGTCACGTGCCTCCTGGACACTCTCAGGTCTCTACTCCTTCCCTGCCCTAAGCATACATGCCTGGGGCTCTTTCTCCCTAGGGCAAGAAGGTACCATGGTCATCCTTTTGgaagtccccaccccccacccccatgcctaaccttcctccctcctgctccaaTCACAGCCCCTTTTTCTGGAGGAATCAGTCCTTCCAAAAATCAGGCAGTGGTTTTTTCCTCCGATGCATTCTTACATTCTTATGCAAGGAAGAGGCTGATAGGGATCTGAGAATCATTTCACCCCCCACGTGCCCAAGTTCCCTTATCAGGCTGGGGAATCTCAACTCAGGGGGCCAGCAAGCAGCCtggagagggtggagggtggtggtggtggcttggAACTGGAGAGCAGTCACCAACTtgttttccctcccccccccaccccctaagCCACAGAAACCACTTGAAGCTCAGTGCGAGCCTGCCCTtccaggggggtgcctgggggtgtggaggtggaAAGTATATGTGGGGCCTGGGCAGGCTGCGGACCACATACTACCCCAGCCCCATCCTCCAAGGGCCACCCCTCTGGGAAGCCTGATTCATTGATTAGGACAACCTTTCCTGGGTCTTCTCTAAGAGGTCCatgcggggcagggggtggggtgggggggggggagacctcAACCCACCAACCCACTGGAGTGACCCAAGGAGGGGgttgtccctcctcctccccaaaccATTAGAAGAAGCACAACCGGTGCTCTATAAACATCTGTAGATCTCAcagcctccacccctcccctttcctgtCACAAAGGCCACTGtgggtggagggaacagcaggaGTTTGACCCCAGCTCCTGGCCCTGAACTTTCTATGGTGACCCTGCCTGTATCACTCATCTGTCAGTTAACATTTGTGGTCACTTAGGTTTGGATGCAGCAAGGAGGGTTGAAAGGCAGGAGCTCTGGTTTTTAGAGCCAAAAGACTTGGATAAGAAGGTGGCCTGCCATTTATTGGTCTCCAGTTACCACATCAGTAAAAAGGGGACAACAATAACTGTCCTGGAGGCTTTGAGGCCCCAGCTGTGTGCACACAGGAGGGGTTCTTAGGACCTGATTTGTCCTAGGGCATGTTTCTGTGGCTTTAGCTGGCCAGGAAGTTTCTCCAGGGACAATTGTGGCCCCCATCACAGGGGCCAGCTGACAGCTTTGAACTGAGTGAATTGCTCTGTGAATTCCCACCTCACAGCTGCCTCTGAGCagcagagtggggtggggcatCTGATGGAGCCAGGGTCCTAAACCTTCCTTGCAGCCTGGCTTTTCCCTGACCTGCCTGTCAGGAAAATGGGACTAACAAACAATAACTACCTTACTGAGTGGTTGTGATGATTACTGGGATAACACAGGTAAGGCATGAGACCTGGTACAAAGTACTGTGGTTAACAAAAGATGTTTTGgtccatccctctctctttccattcctatagtcctcccttctctttatctgactccccctttttttttaattaaaaaaaatttttttaacgtttattcatttttgacagagggagacagagcatgagcagcgaaggggcagagagagggagacacagaatctgaaataggctccaggctctgagctgtcagcacagaccccgacacggagctcaaactcaaactcacaaactgtgagatcctgacctgagctgaagtcggacactcaactgactgaaccacccaggcgcctcagtgaCTCCCCTTTTCtatgcccctttcctgctttctttttctctatcttaccaaataactttttttttttttttacattttacttactcattttgtAACTTGTTTGAACCTCATGTCTGTTTTGATCACTGCCTGGCACCTCGTAGGGCCTCCCTACCTTGTATTGCAGGAATGCAGGAATGAAAGTTAAAGGGCCTCTACATTTCTTTCCAGGGACTTTCAATTGGGCATCAAATGCAGTTGCTTACCAAAGGTTAttatgggggcaggggtggggtggggttgaaGTAGGACAGTTCTAAGGACAGAGCTAGACCCATGGGTGACTTCACAGATTGAAAAAACTGGAGTGCTGTCATCCTAGGGCAGGAGGAGACCCCTTTCAGAGTGACCTGGTTGGGAACTTGCAGCTGGCACCTATATATTAGATAATGAGGGGATTAAGAGCCCAGACTCAAGCCATActctctgggttcaaatcctagctttaCTCCTCAGTAGATGAGTAGAGACCAAGGTCATATTGGATAACAATAGTACTTAACCCTTCTGGGAATTGCTgggaagaagaaactgagtcGACAAGTTGTTGAACAGTTCCTTGCTTGGTGATAATCCTGGTAGCTGTTAGCACTTATTATTGCTTGGTCAATGCTACCACCTGGTGGACATCTGGAGCACGATTTCACTGGTCTTGGGCTGGGGCAACAGGTGGGGGTACCTAACTAGAGGATGGAGAAGGAATCTGGGCGATCTGAATGgaggtatgtgtgtgttgtgttagCATTACACATACCGAGGGCTATCAGGATCCAGCAGGCtcttcccgcccctccccgcccccattcaGGGCACCATGGAAACTGAGAAAGGGcccaagggggagggggaaagaagctGGTTGGCCCAgtgtcttctcctcctccctccttccctcccttcctccctttcttcccctcctccctccttcctttctctaagCCTGGCCTGAGCCAAGAGGAACCTACTCcagggaaggtggagagagaagaaggTCACTGCTGACATCGGGACATTTAGGTAGGAGGTAGACAGAATCTGACCTACATTTATCCAtcatccccaccctccccctatTCACTGGGCATCCTTAAGAAGtgctctcggggtgcctgggtggctcagtaggttgagcatccaacttctgcgtaggtcatgatctcgcagttcatgagttcgagccacaggtcggggtctatgctgacagcatcaagcctggagcctgcttcgaattctgtgtctccctctctctctgctcctcccccactcatgctctgtctctctctctccttcaaaaataaattaaaagacattaaaaaaaaaaaaaagaagtgctctCACACTCAGGTGGGACTCCCTCCCCATATGAATCCCTGGGACATTTTATCTCCATCATTCAGTCCCCACATGCTGGTCTGACTCTCGGTTCCTGCTTTGCCTCCTAGGATGGCACAGGAATAAGCAAGAGACAGGACACCTAACTCAGCACTGTGTCTGATGTCTCCTGACTCACTCATCAAGATACAGAAATTTCATCTCTTTTCATGACAGATGTGGGTACAAGTGGGGAGTAGATGAGTGGAGGACTGCTGGAATCCCCGGAGATAGGGGgactggtggggggcagggggagtgtgGCTGATGTTTGTTTCAGTCACAGAGCTTTTTTCTGGAGTGACTCAGTGATTGGAGGGCCCCCAGGAGGGGTGGAGGCCTTTTTGGACAGGATCTTAGGACCTACGCAGCCCAGACCTATTAAACTAGCTTCAGGGTCTCTTGGGGATGGAGCCCAGGAGTCTGCATATTTAACACACTCATTCAGCATTGCTGATGTCTGATTATTCTAATGCttattcaagtttgagaaccaccacttGAGGTCTGCTCCAACTCAGTGTGAATGCGCTTCTTCCATCCCTGGTACAGCcatggcagagggaagagagtagGCTGCAGATCTGAGAGTATAGGGTGCCAACAGGGGAGAAACCCTGCTAGAAGCAGGCACTttattagcaaaaataaataccCGCCAGGCAGCCTGAAAAGAACGAATACTGCAGATCGAGTGGAGGCCTCCTGAGGAAAAGACAGGTTCTCAGCCTATGGGCTGAGATGGCCAGGCGCCAGGGAGGCCCCTGGACCCAGCTCCCCACCCAAGGGGGGCAGCAGGGCCATAAGAGGCGTCTCACACTCTCCCAGCAGGATATCTCGGCGGAAGCCCGCGCCCCGGTCTAGCACCTTGGCCCTCAGACTGCGGGCCACCAGGTCTGGCGGCCCCAGCCCGTCGAAGAAGAAGTCCTCGTTGAAGATGGGGTTGGCGCTGCACTTGACCACGCGGCTCCGTTGGCCCCGCGGCCGGACGCGCGGCCACAGCCTCAGCACCACGCaacagccgccgccgccgctcccggGCCCGGCCCGCGACCGCGGCAGGCCCTCGGCGCTCACCAGGCGCAGGCGCAGCCGCCCGGGCCCGGCCAGGTACTCGGCGGAGAGCCGCAGCTGCCCCCCTCCGGGCGCGAGGCGCAGCACGCTCTCCTTGGTGGGCCGCAGCCGGCAGCACGGGAAGTCCGGGTGGAAGAGCGGCGGCCCTGCGCGGCGCGGCGCGTACGGGCTGGTGCGGGCGGAGCTCGCCTCCTCCCGGGCCGCCGAGCGCGGCCGGGGCCGGCCGGGGTCTGGCCGCGGCGAGCCCAAGGGCGACGACTCGGGCGACGAGGCCGTGTCGCTGTCGGGGGCCCGGCAGAGGCGCAGGTCCGGGGCGGATACGTGCAGCCGGGCGTGCGCCGGGGACAGCCCCctggcggcggcggggggcggcgggtgGAACAGGGACTCGCGCCGGCGTGTGTGCGGGCTCTCAGGCAGGAAGGCCCAGCCTTCGCGGCCCGCCAGGTGCGGCAGCGAACAGGCCGCGGGGAGGCCGCGCCCAGCCGGGGGCTGGGCGCCGCCGGGGTCTGGGAGCCGGGGCGGGATGCAGAACTGCGGAATGCGGTCGGGGGTGAGGACGTTAGGACAGGCGCGCACGGGAGGGCCCCGGGCTCGGCGCTTGGGGAGCAGGTTGGACGGCGCCCATCGGGGCCCGGACTCCGGGGCCCCCAGCCTGTAGCCGGCTTTCTCCAAGAGCCACATGAAGTGGGGTGAGGATGGCGGAAGTCCGAATTCCGCGAGGCCGAGAAAGTGCAATTTCAGCGTTCCGGGAGGGGAGGCCTTCGGAGGAGAGAAGAGGGCTTGAGGTGGGTGATGCTCCGAACATACACCGGGTGGGCCGAGCACTTTGCCCCCAGCGCGCGGGCCCCTCTCTGGGCGGGAAAAACGGGGCTGTGAAGCCTGGAGGCCTGGGGAGAAATGGAGGACACCGGACAGTCACATTTTCAGATGCAGGCCTCGGCAAATGCAGACTCCGCAGTTAGTGCTAACGGTGTTCACTCTAAAGAGTTAGAAGAAGGCCCAACATACCCACTAGAAAGAACTCTAGCTACTGTTAGGAGAATTAGAGGGACATTCTCGAATCATCAAAAGGTCTGTAGTCACAAACACGGACCCAGATCCCAAACTCCGCTTGTACATCTTGCTCCCCTGAAGAGGCATAGAGGCCCTGGGCAAGCTCATCCCCTTCTCCCTCGCGCGTCCCGAAGACGCAGACTCTCCTCCAAGATCTTGTCCGGCGTCCCCTTTGGCTGCCTTCCCCGCGCCTCGGCAAAATCCTCGTAAGACTGAGCCATCCTttggccccagccccacctgcctcctcttgctcctccctctcctttccgaGCGGCTCGAGGCCAGAAGCGGACTCGCTGCACACCTGGCCGCTGTCCTGCGAGCACTCAGGGCCGTCCAAGGAGATGCACCTCTAGGGGACACAGAATCCTCTCCACCCCAATCCCTGACTGTCCCGTTCCCAGCCTCCCCGCCCCGCTACATCCCGAGTCTGCCGGGCGGGCCCGGCCGTTGGGCCGCCACTCCCACTCTCCACTCCTTTTCTCCCCAGGAAACCACTGAGCACAAAGGCGGTATTGATTCTCCGCCACCCCCAGAGCGGCTCCCTCAGAGGCTCCGCTGCCGCTCGCTTACCGCACCCCCGCGCCCCACCCGCGGGACCGCGGCGTTCCGGCCGTCCGCCTGGGAGTCCGAGCCCATGGCAGGCTCCGTCGGACGTCCGGGGTGCAGGCCTCACCTGTAGGCCGCCGCCGGTTCCTGGCCTCTGATCAGCAGGCGTTCAGAGCCAGGAGGGGAGTAGCTTCCTCTCCGGCTTGCTCCCCCAGCCCAGTCCTTCTGGGAGGAGCTGGCAGGGGCCTCCGCTGCCTACGTACGACCTCTTTTCCTGGATAAACAGAGCTCTGTCTCCACGGTCATCAGCCCGTCCTTCTTAACTCCTTCCTCCAGCTTTCTAGCAGCAAGCCGGTCCTGGGACCCCAGCCTcctctgctccccccgcccctgggAGGGCTGCAGTGAGGAGGTCATTATCATCGGGCAGTGGCCTCCACCACCCTGTGTGCTGCACTGGCCACACCCTAGCCCTGCTGGGTGAAACCCATCGCCTTGATCACACAAACCACATATTCTGCAAAGCCTTCCTTGCTGGAATCCTTTGactaccccctcccctccccccaacaccctGTGCAGTTCTGGAGCCATCACAATAGCTTCCCAGACAGAGTGACTTTCTGTGACTAGTTCTCTGAATTACACTGGCCCAAGGAAAAGTGACCAGGATCCAAATGTCTGAACATAGAGACACTGAGGACAAAGCTCCTTCTGTCCTTGGGCCAAGCTCAAGCTGGCCTGTGCTCCCTGTCTTTGGCAGAAGGCTGTTAAACTGTGAA from Panthera leo isolate Ple1 chromosome C1, P.leo_Ple1_pat1.1, whole genome shotgun sequence encodes the following:
- the C2CD4D gene encoding C2 calcium-dependent domain-containing protein 4D, whose translation is MWLLEKAGYRLGAPESGPRWAPSNLLPKRRARGPPVRACPNVLTPDRIPQFCIPPRLPDPGGAQPPAGRGLPAACSLPHLAGREGWAFLPESPHTRRRESLFHPPPPAAARGLSPAHARLHVSAPDLRLCRAPDSDTASSPESSPLGSPRPDPGRPRPRSAAREEASSARTSPYAPRRAGPPLFHPDFPCCRLRPTKESVLRLAPGGGQLRLSAEYLAGPGRLRLRLVSAEGLPRSRAGPGSGGGGCCVVLRLWPRVRPRGQRSRVVKCSANPIFNEDFFFDGLGPPDLVARSLRAKVLDRGAGFRRDILLGECETPLMALLPPLGGELGPGASLAPGHLSP